The Capra hircus breed San Clemente chromosome 11, ASM170441v1, whole genome shotgun sequence genomic interval GGTGGGCAATGCTAGAAGAAAATTCACAGAATCatgtgtcttcccaggtggcgctagtggtaaggaatccgcctacaatgcaggagatgaaagagacatgagtttgtcCCCTGGGTGGAGAacatcacctggaggaggaaatggcaacctgctccagtattcttgtgtggaaaatcccatggacagaggagcctagcaggctacagtccatggggttgcaaagagtcggacacaactgagctcacacacGCGCCATGTTCACACACAGATTCGCCCAATCTCCTATTTATAgtttttcacttgtttttgttCTGTAGGTGTCAGATTCAACTCacctctgttgactgcctctcaCGTTCGCCAGAGGCCGTACTCCTAAATGCTCCCGCTCTTCCTAAGCTGAGAATTCCGCTACTCTTAATCTGGTCACAAACCTTCATTTATAATTTGTGGGCAGAGGCTTTCAGAAATGAGCTCCTTCAGCTGCTCGTTTTCTCCTTCAacttttctcatttcattcaatctcagaaaaagaaataccttCTCTTCCTTAAAGCTGAGCCCCCTACTTGTACTGTGGATTGTTcttcagctttttttaaaaaaatacttaagcTGCATTTGGTGTTGGTTGCATCACTGAGATCTTCTGTTGCAGTGCAGATTCTCTAATTGCGGCtctggggcttagttgctccatgcatGTGAGCTttacttccccgaccaggaattaaacccatgtcctctgtatctcaaggcagattttctaccactggaccaccagggacgtctgtTTGTGTTTTGTACTATCAATTATTTATCTCCTTTATCTTGCATAAGTCTGTCTCAACTTTTACTGAATcattagtactcttgcctaggaaatcctatgggcggaggagcctggtaggcttcagtccatgggatcactaagagtcagacacgactgagcacacttttcagtttcatgcattggagaaggaaatggcaacccattcccctgttcttgcctggagaatcccagggatgggggaacctggtgggctgccccgtatggggtcgcacagtcggacacgactgaagtgacttagcagcagcaacagcagccttAGTGAATGGACATGTGAATGTCTCCCCCTTCTCAAAGACTGCTGCTCAAGGGTTTACTGTTTCTTTCCATTGCATGGTTGCCAAACTGCTTCAAAGAGTAGCACTCCTGCCAACCATTTAATGTCTCTATAGTTCATTCACATACTAATTCCTACACTAGTTCTTGTTTATCGagtgcctactctgtgccaggtactttGCTAGTTGTTGGATGTTCCTGGTAAAAGAGACATGGTCACCgaccttcagttcatttcagttcagtttggtcgctcagtcatgtccaactctgtgacccgatgaactgcagcacgccaggcctccctgtccaacaccaactcctggagcccaccgaaactcatgtccattgagtcggtgatggcatccaaccatctcatcctctgtcgtccccttctcctgccctcaacctttcccagcatcaaggtcttttcaaatgagtcagctctttgcatcaggtggccaaagtattggagtttcagcttcaacatcagaccttccaaagaacacccaggactgatctcctttagaatggactccttttgaatggactggtgggatctccttgcagtccaaggaggcaatggcaccccactcaagtactcttgcctggaaaatctcatggatggaggagcctggtgggctgcagtccatggggtcgcgaagagtcggacacgactgagcgacttccctttcacttttcactttcctgcattggagaaggaaatggcaacccactccagtgttcttgccttgagaatcccagggatgggggagcctggtgggctgctgtctatggggtcgcagagtcggacacgactgaagcgactcagcagcagcagcagcacagacagAACTTATTTCTTtgaagaccttatttccaaatatggtTACATTCCAAGGTACCAGGGGTTGGGATTTAAACATGTGAATTTCTAAAGGTTATGTGTGTGCACAATCAACCCTTAACAGAGGGCTTTCAGGGTCCCCCCCAACCCCAGACTACTCTGCCCAACTCTGTTCCTATGACCTCTACCTGGCTTTGTCCCTCCACACTATTCACTCTTGATTTGAAATCTTCAAGCTTTTCCAGATGTGATGTTCAGAAGGGCACTCTCCAACACCAGGACTTCTTTTTCCCTCTACAGACTTTGCCTTAGCTTATTCTTCAAGCTTCTGGTCTGCCCACTGCCTCTAGCAGTATCCCCTCTCCCAGCTGATCCCCATGGGACCTAGTCTGTCCCCAACCAGTCAACTGGCATCTTGATGGATAGGCTTTCCCAGGACAATTGATGCTAAGCTGCAGAGCTTTACAGATGTTCCAGTCAAGGTTAAGTGAGCTGCAAAATGCATCTGGTATTACTAAAAGGCTTGATTTGCCTTTATAAGGAGTTAAGTAATAGAGGATAACTGAATTTAGGtaaatatctgctgctgctaagtcactttagtcgtgtccgactctgtgcgaccccatagacagcagcccaccagggtccccgtccctgggattctcaaggcaagaacactggagtaggttgccatttccttctccaatgcatgaaagtgaaaagtgaaagggaagtcgctcagtcgtgtccgactcttcgcgaccctatagactgcagcctaccaggctcctccgtccatgggattttccaggcaagaatactggagtggggtgccactaccTTCAAAGACACATAATTgtagggacttcctgggtggtccagtggctaaggtcTTGATTCATTCATCAACATCCAAATAAGAGAAAATCTGGGGAAATGTTTCAACTAACTATACTTGAAACACTAACTACTCTGAGTAACCTATTGATAAAAGTATTCAGGATTGGTCACACAACTGAACAAGGAATCCATACATtagtagaaatataaaaatttattgttAAATTCATACATTATAGGAATGATCTgtccaaagtttaaaaaaaaaaccaacattcATTTAAAGTAGAAATATGTATGTAAATTAGGCTACTATCTATCATATTTTTTTCGTGTGCTTATTATGAAAAATGTCCACTGTTGTTTCATGACATGGTcttaaatcaaaatcacaatatcCAAGGGAAAAACGACtctaagaagagaagagaagagttttttttaacaaaaaggaTCAAAGCCATTTTGTTAAAGAATGCTACACAGTCACACATGAGACTATATCCTACCTGTGGTTTCTTAAAATAATCAAGTCCCCTTCCAATCTTAATTATCCATCCATTGTTGAACCTATTGAAATTAGTAATATAGTATTATACTCCAGACATTTAGGTCAGACAATGATCAAAGTTGTATGAAGTGTCAGCTAAATCTCCCCTTAACAAATAAAATCACTTCTTTCAGTGGCAAGAGTTGATCCAAACCTGAGTTTACCTATGGGCTGTGTCtacaatgaaacaaaacaacCATTAGCTGATAAAAGATTTTAACAGTTCAATTACACCTTCCTCATGAATTTCATCTTCCTGAGAAAGCTTCCCTGTTCTGCTAACAAGTGGCTTCCAAGTGTACTCAGGCAGACTGGTGATGTTTCAGGGACTCCCCTGCCTAGAGGTGGGGATCTACCAGGGCAGAGGAAGCCCTGATGGGCACAACACAGCATCCTGTCATGCCTACTAGAAAACTTAATAAACTAAAGAAGTAaagccaaattaaataaatatcacTATCACCCCAAAAGGAAATCATCCCAATGTCATAATACTGTATGTATAATTGGATATTAAAGTACTTTGCTCAGATGACACAGAACATGTAAATTTTATTCCTTAGAAAATAGGAAACTCACACAGAGGACACAATtagccagattttttttcttcaaaagtgaaaaatactaaaattaagctttatttaaaattttaatacttaAGTGGAAtagtatatgtaattatatataatttatgagaaataaaaagtatttttcaactgcataaaaattaaagtattacTATATACTAACCTAATTTCTCGGTCATGTATTGAAGAAGAATATTCTAATTCCAAACACACGCCGTGATTCCTGAGCGactgttttatttcttccaggCCACTACTCTGCTGCCGTTTCCCAGTGCCCTgttaataggaaaaagaaaaccccAATTTTTTGACTcagttgttaatattttaaattatcccTCAGCTATgcagtgtgtgtgttcagttgcacagttgtgccactggcaggtagattcttcacctctgagccacctaggaagcccatgcaACGTATATCTTAGgtgaattaaaatgtaaatatcctACCCTAGTTTCACTGTCCATTACTGCAAAGAAGCAGCCAAAGAAGATGAAGTCGTTTAAGAGCAACTGTTTTTatcaaaataatcatttttttcctaatgtgAACATAACACAACTTGGTGCCATCTCCTAAGATGTATTCTAATGGTGCTGTTTATTCAGATGAGGCTTTCTTCTCAAATTGATCCTGGAAATATGAATTGTTTAGAATTATCCCTATTTAAATCAAAATCAAGATAGAGATGATAGAAACTATCAATACTGAAGACAGAGTGATTGATTCATAGATCATCCAAGAAACTAACTTGAACAACTATTTTAATAAGAGCGCTCAGCTAAGTGGCCAAATGCAAGGCACAACATACTAAAATCTACAGCATTTTCTCCAGTGTGTTTTGTGCctattcccagatggctcaggagtaaagaatccacctgccaaagcaggagatgcaagagatgcgggtttgacccctgggtcgggaagacctcctggaggaggaaatggcaacccactctcagtattcttgcctggagcatgccatggacagaggactgtcCTACAGTCCTACAACTACATCCTACAACTGAGTAAAGTTCGTGAtgttaagaaagagaaaatgctttcaggtACCTACTTCATCCAGAGAGGTGAGAAGATGAATAGTCTTTACTTTACATGGTCTCTTAACCAGCATCTCACAAAATCGAAGGAAGTTATACAGCTGAAAGACATTAGGATAGGTTATTACTCATACATGTTAAACAATAACTATTTCATCCTATGTGAGTCCATTTCACCTACCTGATGTGTGTGTCTAATATAAGGATCTTCTATCCAAACTTCTGTAACTGTTTCACTCAGGTATTCTTGAAAAAGGGACTCATAGCTGAAACCTGTTGCATTCTCTTCTATTTTAATTTGCTTGTGATATTTTCCGGCTATAAAACAGAAGTTTCTGTAATAAAACCAGTGactacttgttttctttttatatatactatatttagAAACTGAAAAATCAGGAGCACATACAAGTTAATGTTTTTAAACTCATGCACTCAGTGagcattttcaaatgcttaaTCTATACCAGACACATTGCAagatgctacacacacacacacaggtaaatAAGGCAAACTATCCAATGAGTTTTGCCTTCATGGAGGCCAGGCAAGTGGGAAAATCCAGAGATTTCTTGGAATAGGTTCTTGAGCTAAATCCTGTAGAAGCAGACAGTTTATTCAAGAGAGAACCATACTGTATATAAAGATATCTAATATTTTTATCACCATGAGTAGAATCATAAGCTATGATCCAGTGGGCAACTAGTCTTTTTCTTCAGATTTAAGTCTTTTTATGTCTTGCAATTTAATAGCTGAGGTATTATAATATATggttttcctgatggctcagcagtaaaaaatccacctgcaatgcaggagacttaggtttgatccttgtgttgggaagattccctagagaactCCAGTattcaactcactccagtattcttgcctgaaaaatcccatggacagaggagcctggtgggctacagtccaaagggtcacaaagagtcagacatgagtgagttaCTAAGCacacattaaatatataaatgcaatATAATATGGAGTCTAGGAGTCTTAGAACTTGTAGAGTGTGTTAAGCAGAAACTTATAGTACTTCTTAATAATCCAAGCCAAAGACTAGAATGCCATAGGGTCAGCAGGGGAGTTCTATTGTTTTTGTTCATTCAAAATGAATAATTATTGAATAAGTTATCAAAgacttttaaggttttttttttttttttaatatgatccTTAATGGTAGTTCCTGATATATATGGTGGTTGCACTTTTAAACTTCGTTTGAAAATCAGTGGTTTGGATTCTGTTCCTAATATTTCAAAACACAAAATGTTATAAACTGCATCAGTTTTCAAGTTAAGTCCAATAGGTTAGTTTAAGCCAGTGTATTTAAGCCACAAAGTTGATGGTACTCTATTTCCTTCAGATTTCAGAGGGAAACTGCATTGCAGGTTTCAATTTGGGATGAAGTAAACAATTTTATTACTCCTCAACAAAGTAGCCAGCTAGCCAGGTTAATCAGGGTAGCCAGGATTTGGGATAGTACAGAATACCAGGAAGAGGTGTGCAGAGGGCAGGAGTAAACAGGAGCTGAGGGCTGGgggacactgattttttttttttttttgaggacagCAGTTCCTTTGACTTAGAATGCAGCAGCTGTGAATGTCAGGTGGCAACGGCCATTTGTGTCTATATGTCCGTAAACTGGATGCTCAAAAAGCAGTGAACTAACCATACCTCCTGCATCTCATCACTGtgagtctcagttgtgtctgactctatgaccccatggactacagcctgccaggctcctctgtccatgggacttcccaggcaagaatactggagtgggttgtcatctcctcctccaggggatcttccccacctagggatcaaacccacgtctcctgtactggtaggctgattctttaccactgcgccacctggggagcccccagAGAACCAATTATAAATAGGGAACCATACCCTCTGCATCTCTGATCATTAAGAATACCTAACTCCTCAAACGTTCTGAATCAAGACAAAAGTCTCAAAGAAGCCCTGGGCATTTCTTGAGCTACTTTAATATTTTGGTCATTTTATAAAGGGAGATACAAATGAGATATAGGCTTTACGTTCAGTATTGTTCTGCTTCATGGggatcatgaattccttaaaaTGGCATGCAAAGTTCTGCAGTATGTAGAGCTGTCCCCAGATTCTCAGGAGGGTATCTGACTGCCACCTTCCCCtgagcagaaaacaaaacaacacggCAAAGGGCCTTCCcttgtggtctagtggctaagactctgagctcccagagcaggggtctgggtttgacccctggttagggagctagatcccatacactgcaactgaaaacaaaacaaaacaaaacaaagaccctGTCCTTTTTTCagtgatgcaactaagacccaatgtagccaaataaataaatattttttaaaaaagttaagaaTTGGAAATGCAGAGGAGACCTGTAAGCTCCCAAGGGAAAACAGTCCAGACCACACAGAGCTCCAAAGGGCACAGCCAGAAACACTGGATGAAACACGCTTTGTCACAAGAGCTCAGGCACATACTCTCCAAAATAGCCTTCTTACCTTCTTTTTCTTGTTCCAAGCGTTTCTTTAAGTGTTCTGCTCTATCCATGTagtcagaaattatttttctgagaTTATGCTTCTTTGTTTCATCTGTGGTgcctacaaattaaaaaatagactcTCAAGAttccaaacaggctttctctTTGGTACAGGCAGTGTTTCCTAAGTTTTCCATGGATTTCCTGTCCTTTGGCATGGTTCACCTTCGTgctaaaatacacaaataatgGGCCCCAATTTAGCTGGATCCTGTACGACCTTCATCTTTGCACTGAGCATTGGAAGCCACTTTATTTAGGAGTGGGGACTCTGACACTGTGACTGACAGATGGGGACACTCAATCCGGTGCGGAGACAAAGGTGGCTTATTACATGTCACTGACTATGAGCACTATTTTGTTCCAATTACCCATAAGTTTGAAATCTTAGCACAATCAAAAGACAGCAAACAACAGCTTTCTTCCACAAACCAGTCTCTATTCCAGACTTCCCCTTTACAGCTTACATTGACTCATTTTCCCAGCCATCCCCAAAATCAAAGGTATTTTTGAGTATACATTATCAATAAAAGCTTATTCCAAGTCCCACCTCCAACCAGTTAACAAATTACTTCtggtcccttccttcctcccttttaacactgctttcactttaatttcatttttaaactctgtttttaaaaacattatattttgaattaattatatatttatggaAAAGCTAGGAACATGGCAGAGACTCCCTTCATCCAGATTCCCCTCTATTAACATATTACACAACTAGAGTACAATGATCAGAGCAAGCATATGAACATTCATACAACACTATTAGCTCATCTACATACCTTTTGGTATTTCACTAATTATCCCACTtcattgtcctttattgtgcccatctttgggtgaaatattcccttgatatttccaattttcctgagatctctagtctttcccttttgttgttttcttctagttttatgtactgttcattgaagaaggccttgttgtctctctgtgctattctctggaactctgcgtcTAGTTGGAtgtaaaattggaaatatcaagagAAGATTTCAcccaaagacaggcacaataaagtacagaaacagTAAAGACCTAGTAGACGCTGAAGATATCAAgacatggaaagaatacacagaagaactgtacaataaaggtcttaatgaaccagattactCTGATGAtgtggtcagtcacccagagccagacattctggagtttgaagtcaagtgggctttaggactcactgctgttaataaagctagtggatgtgatggaattccagtgctCACTCACTGCAGCTGTGTACGACTCTGTGAGACTCcgtgactgtagcccgccaggctcctctgtccatgggattctccaggcaagaatactggagtgggttgccattcccttctccaagagatcttccagacccaggaatcaaacctacatttcttacatttcctgcactggcaggtggcttctttaccactggcaccacctggaatTATAGTAGAACTATTcaaacaaaaccccaaaggaTGAGGCCCTCAAGGTGTTGCAGTCAGTAtctcagcaaatctggaagactcagcagtggccataggactggaaaaggtcaatcctcatcccaattcccaagaagggtagtactaaagaatgagCTAACAGTTGGATAACAGTtagataattgcactcatctcccatactagtaaggtcatgcttaaaatcttgtatactaggcttcagcattatgtgaaccaagaagttccagatgtccaagctgggtctagaaaattgccaacatttgctggatcttagagaaagcaaaggaattccagaaaaacatctacctctgtttcaccacctatgctaaagcctttgactgtgtggatcctaacaaactatggaaagctcttaaagagatgggaatacgagaccatctcacctgtctcctgagaaacctgtgtgcaggtcaagaagcaacagttagaagcctgtatggaacaactgattggttcaagattgagaaaggagtatgacagggctgtctgctgtcaccctgtttgtttaacctatacactgcTGAGCACATCAGGAGAAATGGTGGGTTGGATGagctacaagctggaatcaagataggcgggaAAAACATTAACAGCcttagatatgtggatgataccactctaatggcagaaagcaaagaggaactagagagcctcttgatgagggtgaaggaggagagtatcTACtaaaaaacactaagatcatggcatctggccccattacttcatgacaaatggaaggggaaaaggaagtagtgacaggtttcctcttcttgagctctaaaatcactgcagtcatGAAGTCAGAAGACAACTGTTTTTTGACaggaaagctatgatgaacctatacagtgtgctgaaaagcagagacattacttggttgacaaaggtctgtatagtcaaggctatggtcttcccaatggtcacgtatggatgtgagagctggactgtaaagaagacagaatgccaaagaactgatgcctttgaactgtggtgctggagaagactcctcaaagtcccctggacagcaaggaaatcaaatcagtcaatcttaagggaaatcaaccctgaatattcattggaaggactgatgctgaagctctagtatgttggtcatctgatgcaaacagccaattcattggaaaagtccctgatgctaggaaagattgagggcaggaggaaaagagggcgtcagaggatgagatggatggatggcatcactgatgcaatggacattaacttgggcaaattttgggagatggtgaggaacagggcggcctggcatgctgcagtcaatggggctgcagagtccgacacaactgggtgactgaatatCAACAATTATCCCACTAAAGAAAGTTTTCTGGTCTAGGATCCCACATAGCATTCAGGGGTTATGCCTCTTTAGTCTTCTCTAGTCTGTAATAGTTCCTTTAGTATGTTTCTGCCTTTTATGACCTTGACATTTAGGAAAAGTAAGCAGTCACTTGTTTTGTAGAATGTGTCTCATTTTGGGCTGCCCCTGTTTTCTGAGGATAAGATTGAGGTTATACATATTTTTAGCAAGGAAATCACAGAAGTGTTGTGCCCTTCTTGGTGGGTACATGAGGTCAATATGTCTTATTACTGGAGATGTCAACTTTGATGACTTGGTTAAGGTGGAGTTTACAGATTTCTCCACTAGAAAGTCACTAATTTCTATTTTGTATGAAAAGCTATCTTGTGGGTAAATATCCTGTCTCTCTTCACTCTTCATCCACTAATTTTAGGATCTActgatggtttgttttttttttttggccatggcatgcagcatgtaggatcttagctgcccgaccagggattgaacttgagccccctgcattggaaggcaaagtcttaaccattggactgccaaggaagtcccattgATGGCCTTTCCCTGTAACaattactactgctgctgctgctgctgctgctaagtcgcttcagtcatgtccgactctgtgcgacccaagatggcagcccaccaggctcccccgtccctgggattctccaggcaagagtactggagtggcttgccatttccttctccagtgcatgaaagtgaaaagtgaaagtgaagtcactgagtcgtgtccaactctcagcaaccccatggaccgcagcccaccaggctcctccgtccatgggagtttccaggctagagtactggagtggggtgccattgccttctccgaattactACTGCAGTATTTGCCAAATGGTGATTTTCTATTTCCATCATTTCTACTTAATGTATTAACTGGAATTCCAGTGTAAGGAAAAGCTGTCCCTTCTCGCTCATCTACTTATTTATTCTACTAATAATTTATATCAATATGGACTCATGGATATTTTACTTTATGGGTTGTAATTGAAaactatcaatttttaaaatttattttttaattgaaggataattgctttacagaattttgttgttttctgtcaaacctcaacatgaatcagccataggtatacatatgtcccctcccttttgaacctccctcccatctcccgccccatccctcccctctagattgatagagagcccctgtctgagtttcctgagccatacagcaaacttccattggctatctatttcataCATGGTAAGGTAAGTtgccatgttactctttccatagatctcgccctctcctcccctctccccatgtccgtaagtctattctgtttctccactgctgccctgtgaataaattcttcagggccattttcctagattctgtatatatgccttagaatatgatatttctctttctctttctgactcacttcactctgtataataggttctaggttcatccacctcatcagaacttactcaaatgtgttcctttttatggtgtaatataaaaatgtagtaatattccattgtgtatatgtaccacagcttctttatccaatcatgtcgatggacatctaggttgcttccatgttctagctattttaaacagtgctgcaatgaacattagggtacatgtgtctttttcaattttggtttcctcagggtataagcctgctagtgggattgctgggtcatatagtggttttattcctagtattttaaggaatctccatactgtcttccacactggctgtatcaatttacattcccaccaacagtgcaagagcattcccttttctccacatgctctccagcatttattgtttgtagactttccactggatcatggaaaaagcaagagagttccagaaaaacatctatttctgctttattgactatgccaaagcctttgactgtgtggatcacaataaactgtggaaaattctgaaagagatgggaataccagaccacctgacctgcctcttgagaaacctgtatgcaggtcagaaagcaacagttagaactggacatggaacaacagactgtttccaaataggaaaaggagtacgtcaaggctgtatattgtcaccctgcttatttaacttatatgcagagcacatcatgagaaacactggactggaagaaacacaagctggagtcaagattgccaggagaaatatcaataacctcagatatgcagatgacaccacccttatggcagaaagtgaagaggaactgaaaagcctcttgatgaaagtgaaagaggagagtgaaaaagttggcttaaagctcaacattcagaaaacgaaaatcatggcatccggtcccatcacttcataggaaatagatggggcaacagtggaaacagtgtcaggctttatttttttgggctccaaaatcactgcagatggtgactgcagccatgaaattaaaagacactcactccttggaaggaaagttatgatcaacctagatagcatgttgaaaagcagagacattacttagccgactaaggtccgactagtcaaggctatggttttccagtggtcatgtatggatgtgagagttggactgtgaagaaggctgagtgccgaagaattgatgcttttgaactgtggtgttggaagactcttgagagtcccttggactgctaaggagatccacccagtctattctgaaggagatcagccctgggatttctttggaaggaatgatgctaaagctgatactccagtactttggccacctcatgtgaagagttgactcattggaaaagactctgatgctgggagggattgggggcaggaggagaaggggacgacagaggatgagatggctggatggcatcactgactggatagacgtgagtctgagtgaactccggaagatggtgatggacatggaggcctggcgtgctgcaattcatggggtcgcaaagagtcggacacgactgagcgactgaactgaactgattctgactggtgtgaggtgacatctcattgtagttttgatttgcatttccctaacaatgagtggtgttgagcatcttttcatgagcttgttagccatctgtatgtcttctttggagaaatgtctgtttaggtatttttccctcttttttgattgggttgtttttctggcatttgtttgt includes:
- the MITD1 gene encoding MIT domain-containing protein 1 isoform X1, with translation MARSGLQQETRRTAALTVLKRALDLESESRNPQALVCYQEGIDMLLQVLKGTTDETKKHNLRKIISDYMDRAEHLKKRLEQEKEAGKYHKQIKIEENATGFSYESLFQEYLSETVTEVWIEDPYIRHTHQLYNFLRFCEMLVKRPCKVKTIHLLTSLDEGTGKRQQSSGLEEIKQSLRNHGVCLELEYSSSIHDREIRFNNGWIIKIGRGLDYFKKPQSRFSLGYCDFDLRPCHETTVDIFHNKHTKKI
- the MITD1 gene encoding MIT domain-containing protein 1 isoform X2, producing MDRAEHLKKRLEQEKEAGKYHKQIKIEENATGFSYESLFQEYLSETVTEVWIEDPYIRHTHQLYNFLRFCEMLVKRPCKVKTIHLLTSLDEGTGKRQQSSGLEEIKQSLRNHGVCLELEYSSSIHDREIRFNNGWIIKIGRGLDYFKKPQSRFSLGYCDFDLRPCHETTVDIFHNKHTKKI